Proteins from a genomic interval of Drosophila melanogaster chromosome 2R:
- the Pde8 gene encoding phosphodiesterase 8, isoform D → MIRSASQGSTGTSGTSSSGGNSRPGHRKSSLALALTPEDEPMDVYQRNLMDLKYPTVLPPNPPLKALLVFHKSDSICEAITAACQRHQLDVTLVKSKEEALDTLQKSYATAQCYHLIIIDARSSKNLDAEHIARTIRHTHGHHLTTIIAVCKKSFFEKDDVLIALLDAGVNRCVAETTNLAMCSVELKQILHSIIRPHNVMSTQQALYTALHRLKEVVLITDDLLRIQYANRATERLLNMRLDEIISKQLEDIFVSDLSTISEQCKNIKEFDGILTVRRKSQEGIPMHVRVVPVACIGSAPTHLIFNFDVPGGQMDFIATLPQPKEAPRGSLHSVRRCSFDVRSIASDGLRRTSLAKLTSLPLEAPITKIINLLSQVQENCSADEARLIDKVLEFLKREGLYSPQMKEIRTDDPIATDLIGALLTGPSVYSSRRSSNDSIIRTGSSTRTAAIVPAKMKSNPIIMELLDESLSWDFDIFKLEEITDYHPLLYLGMEMFRRFDVFATLNIDENVCKAWLAVIEAHYRKSNTYHNSTHAADVMQATGAFITQLTNKDMLVMDRMEEATALIAAAAHDVDHPGRSSAFLCNSNDALAVLYNDLTVLENHHAAITFKLTLGDDKINIFKNLDKETYKSARSTIIDMILATEMTRHFEHLAKFVSVFGGEEPRDHNPQTDEETSILMRRMLIKVADVSNPARPMQFCIEWARRIAEEYFMQTDEEKQRHLPIVMPMFDRATCSIPKSQIGFIEYIIQDMMHAWESFIDMPQLITYMQINYSQWKKYDEQGVNTLAEIMAKQPPVGKMANSK, encoded by the exons ATGATTAGGAGTGCGAGCCAAGGCA GCACAGGCACATCGGGCACCAGTTCATCCGGCGGGAACAGCCGTCCAGGTCACCGCAAGTCATCACTAGCCCTCGCTCTCACCCCGGAAGATGAGCCGATGGACGTCTACCAG CGAAATCTCATGGACCTGAAGTATCCAACCGTGCTACCACCGAATCCCCCACTTAAG GCCCTTCTGGTTTTCCACAAGTCGGACAGCATCTGCGAGGCGATCACCGCGGCCTGCCAGCGCCACCAGCTGGACGTTACGCTGGTCAAGTCCAAGGAGGAGGCCCTGGACACTCTGCAGAAGTCGTACGCCACCGCCCAGTGCTACCACCTAATCATAATTGATGCGCGCTCCTCCAAGAACCTGGATGCGGAGCACATTGCGAG AACCATTCGTCACACACACGGCCACCATTTAACGACAATAATTGCAGTCTGCAAGAAGAG TTTCTTCGAAAAGGATGATGTGCTAATTGCTCTATTGGACGCTGGCGTTAATAGA TGCGTAGCGGAGACGACCAACCTGGCCATGTGCAGTGTGGAACTGAAGCAGATACTGCACTCCATCATCCGGCCGCACAATGTCATGTCCACTCAACAG GCCCTCTACACGGCTCTGCATCGGCTAAAGGAGGTGGTGCTCATCACGGACGACTTGCTGCGGATTCAGTACGCGAACCGTGCCACCGAGAGGCTGCTCAACATGCGGCTG GACGAGATCATTAGCAAGCAGCTGGAGGACATATTTGTGTCGGACCTCTCCACCATCAGCGAGCAGTGCAAGAACATCAAGGAGTTCGATGGCATCCTGACGGTGCGTCGCAAGAGCCAGGAGGGCATACCCATGCACGTGCGCGTCGTGCCGGTGGCCTGCATAGGCAG CGCCCCCACGCACCTGATTTTCAACTTTGATGTGCCCGGCGGGCAGATGGACTTCATAGCCACGCTGCCGCAGCCCAAGGAGGCGCCTCGGGGCTCCCTGCACTCGGTGCGGCGCTGCAGCTTTGATGTCCGCTCCATCGCCTCGGACGGATTGCGGAGGACGAGCTTGGCCAAGCTGACGTCGCTGCCACTGGAGGCACCCATCACTAAA ATAATCAATTTACTATCACAAGTACAGGAGAATTGTTCGGCCGATGAGGCGCGTCTCATAGACAAGGTCTTGGAGTTCCTGAAGCGTGAGGGACTCTACAGTCCGCAGATGAAGGAGATACGAACGGACGATCCCATAGCCACCGATCTAATCGGTGCCCTGCTAACG GGTCCCAGCGTGTACTCATCGCGCCGCAGCTCGAATGACTCCATCATACGCACTGGCAGCTCCACGAGAACTGCCGCCATTGTGCCCGCCAAAATGAAG TCCAATCCCATCATCATGGAACTACTTGACGAATCTCTCAGCTGGGACtttgatattttcaaattggAGGAGATCACCGACTACCACCCGCTGCTCTACCTGGGCATGGAGATGTTCCGCCGCTTCGACGTCTTTGCCACCCTGAACATCGATGAGAACGTGTGCAAGGCGTGGTTGGCAGTGATTGAAGCCCACTACCGCAAGAGCAACACATATCACAACAGCACCCATGCCGCGGATGTGATGCAG GCCACTGGCGCTTTCATCACCCAACTAACCAACAAGGATATGCTGGTGATGGATCGCATGGAGGAGGCGACTGCCTTGatcgccgccgccgcccaCGATGTGGATCATCCTGGTCGCTCATCCGCCTTCTTGTGCAACTCCAACGACGCCCTGGCCGTTCTATACAATGATCTGACTGTGCTGGAGAACCATCACGCGGCAATCACCTTTAAGCTGACACTGG GCGACGACAAGATCAACATTTTCAAGAACCTGGACAAGGAGACATACAAGTCGGCACGCAGCACCATCATTGACATGATCCTGGCCACCGAGATGACCCGCCACTTTGAGCACCTGGCCAAGTTCGTGAGCGTTTTTGGCGGCGAGGAGCCGCGTGAT CACAATCCCCAAACGGATGAGGAGACGTCCATACTCATGCGTCGCATGCTGATCAAAGTGGCCGATGTGAGCAATCCCGCCAGGCCGATGCAATTCTGCATCGAGTGGGCCCGCCGGATAGCCGAGGAGTACTTCATGCAGACGGACGAGGAGAAGCAGCGCCACCTGCCCATCGTGATGCCGATGTTCGATCGGGCCACCTGCAGCATACCAAAGAGCCAGATCGGCTTCATCGAATACATCATACAGGACATGATGCACGCCTGGGAGA GCTTCATCGACATGCCACAGCTGATCACCTACATGCAGATCAACTACTCGCAATGGAAGAAGTACGACGAGCAGGGCGTCAACACGCTGGCGGAGATCATGGCCAAGCAGCCACCGGTGGGCAAGATGGCCAACTCCAAATAG
- the Pde8 gene encoding phosphodiesterase 8, isoform O → MRNCLPKFSKVFRRKSSAKSSSSSAGRENPSSEPDSDTEPYAIAIAAISDRSGDNRNERPRPLPDDDSIRSRLISAAHLDLDVGLELASDSTAVPANGGIRPKSEGACPEMKVETISAATSPPPPRPLHGTSGPVAISLPFVGRNSSKTPEEMELEYEANVEAESRDIMTPLRRNTRPLSVSFGGGGGRSALQPEIVEAIRSLDVPALRLNNLSFDGSTDPKGERNHAEEEPLTPGHDHEDSVVLRRKVNCLERKAHSLYERRLPRVPKLHLLVAGKKNPPTEEEEFRTFQRNLMDLKYPTVLPPNPPLKALLVFHKSDSICEAITAACQRHQLDVTLVKSKEEALDTLQKSYATAQCYHLIIIDARSSKNLDAEHIARTIRHTHGHHLTTIIAVCKKSFFEKDDVLIALLDAGVNRCVAETTNLAMCSVELKQILHSIIRPHNVMSTQQALYTALHRLKEVVLITDDLLRIQYANRATERLLNMRLDEIISKQLEDIFVSDLSTISEQCKNIKEFDGILTVRRKSQEGIPMHVRVVPVACIGSAPTHLIFNFDVPGGQMDFIATLPQPKEAPRGSLHSVRRCSFDVRSIASDGLRRTSLAKLTSLPLEAPITKIINLLSQVQENCSADEARLIDKVLEFLKREGLYSPQMKEIRTDDPIATDLIGALLTGPSVYSSRRSSNDSIIRTGSSTRTAAIVPAKMKSNPIIMELLDESLSWDFDIFKLEEITDYHPLLYLGMEMFRRFDVFATLNIDENVCKAWLAVIEAHYRKSNTYHNSTHAADVMQATGAFITQLTNKDMLVMDRMEEATALIAAAAHDVDHPGRSSAFLCNSNDALAVLYNDLTVLENHHAAITFKLTLGDDKINIFKNLDKETYKSARSTIIDMILATEMTRHFEHLAKFVSVFGGEEPRDHNPQTDEETSILMRRMLIKVADVSNPARPMQFCIEWARRIAEEYFMQTDEEKQRHLPIVMPMFDRATCSIPKSQIGFIEYIIQDMMHAWESFIDMPQLITYMQINYSQWKKYDEQGVNTLAEIMAKQPPVGKMANSK, encoded by the exons ATGCGCAACTGCTTGCCAAAATTTAGCAAAGTCTTTCGCCGCAAGTCCTCCGCGAAGTCATCCTCTTCGTCGGCCGGCCGAGAAAATCCGTCCAGCGAGCCGGACTCCGATACGGAGCCGTATGCCATAGCCATCGCGGCTATATCCGATCGGAGTGGAGATAACCGTAATGAAAGACCAAGACCGCTGCCAGATGACGATAGCATTCGCAGCCGGCTGATAAGCGCTGctcatttggatttggatgtgGGTTTGGAATTGGCCTCAGATTCAACGGCAGTGCCGGCCAACGGAGGCATTCGGCCAAAGAGCGAGGGCGCCTGCCCGGAAATGAAAGTGGAAACGATTTCGGCGGCCACGTCTCCGCCTCCGCCTCGGCCTCTGCATGGCACTTCAGGTCCAGTGGCCATTTCCCTGCCATTTGTGGGACGGAATTCGAGTAAAACGCCCGAGGAAATGGAGCTGGAATACGAGGCGAATGTGGAGGCCGAAAGTCGTGACATAATGACCCCACTGCGCCGCAACACAAGGCCGCTGAGCGTGTCCttcggcggaggaggaggacgcaGTGCACTGCAGCCGGAAATAGTCGAGGCCATACGCAGCCTGGACGTCCCGGCTCTCCGCTTGAACAATCTGAGCTTCGACGGGAGCACAGACCCGAAGGGGGAACGGAATCATGCGGAGGAAGAGCCCCTGACACCGGGCCACGACCATGAGGACTCGGTGGTCCTTCGGCGCAAGGTCAACTGCTTGGAGCGCAAGGCACATAGTCTGTACGAGCGCCGATTGCCCAGGGTGCCGAAACTCCATCTTCTGGTGGCTGGCAAGAAGAATCCACCgacggaggaggaggagttccGCACTTTCCAG CGAAATCTCATGGACCTGAAGTATCCAACCGTGCTACCACCGAATCCCCCACTTAAG GCCCTTCTGGTTTTCCACAAGTCGGACAGCATCTGCGAGGCGATCACCGCGGCCTGCCAGCGCCACCAGCTGGACGTTACGCTGGTCAAGTCCAAGGAGGAGGCCCTGGACACTCTGCAGAAGTCGTACGCCACCGCCCAGTGCTACCACCTAATCATAATTGATGCGCGCTCCTCCAAGAACCTGGATGCGGAGCACATTGCGAG AACCATTCGTCACACACACGGCCACCATTTAACGACAATAATTGCAGTCTGCAAGAAGAG TTTCTTCGAAAAGGATGATGTGCTAATTGCTCTATTGGACGCTGGCGTTAATAGA TGCGTAGCGGAGACGACCAACCTGGCCATGTGCAGTGTGGAACTGAAGCAGATACTGCACTCCATCATCCGGCCGCACAATGTCATGTCCACTCAACAG GCCCTCTACACGGCTCTGCATCGGCTAAAGGAGGTGGTGCTCATCACGGACGACTTGCTGCGGATTCAGTACGCGAACCGTGCCACCGAGAGGCTGCTCAACATGCGGCTG GACGAGATCATTAGCAAGCAGCTGGAGGACATATTTGTGTCGGACCTCTCCACCATCAGCGAGCAGTGCAAGAACATCAAGGAGTTCGATGGCATCCTGACGGTGCGTCGCAAGAGCCAGGAGGGCATACCCATGCACGTGCGCGTCGTGCCGGTGGCCTGCATAGGCAG CGCCCCCACGCACCTGATTTTCAACTTTGATGTGCCCGGCGGGCAGATGGACTTCATAGCCACGCTGCCGCAGCCCAAGGAGGCGCCTCGGGGCTCCCTGCACTCGGTGCGGCGCTGCAGCTTTGATGTCCGCTCCATCGCCTCGGACGGATTGCGGAGGACGAGCTTGGCCAAGCTGACGTCGCTGCCACTGGAGGCACCCATCACTAAA ATAATCAATTTACTATCACAAGTACAGGAGAATTGTTCGGCCGATGAGGCGCGTCTCATAGACAAGGTCTTGGAGTTCCTGAAGCGTGAGGGACTCTACAGTCCGCAGATGAAGGAGATACGAACGGACGATCCCATAGCCACCGATCTAATCGGTGCCCTGCTAACG GGTCCCAGCGTGTACTCATCGCGCCGCAGCTCGAATGACTCCATCATACGCACTGGCAGCTCCACGAGAACTGCCGCCATTGTGCCCGCCAAAATGAAG TCCAATCCCATCATCATGGAACTACTTGACGAATCTCTCAGCTGGGACtttgatattttcaaattggAGGAGATCACCGACTACCACCCGCTGCTCTACCTGGGCATGGAGATGTTCCGCCGCTTCGACGTCTTTGCCACCCTGAACATCGATGAGAACGTGTGCAAGGCGTGGTTGGCAGTGATTGAAGCCCACTACCGCAAGAGCAACACATATCACAACAGCACCCATGCCGCGGATGTGATGCAG GCCACTGGCGCTTTCATCACCCAACTAACCAACAAGGATATGCTGGTGATGGATCGCATGGAGGAGGCGACTGCCTTGatcgccgccgccgcccaCGATGTGGATCATCCTGGTCGCTCATCCGCCTTCTTGTGCAACTCCAACGACGCCCTGGCCGTTCTATACAATGATCTGACTGTGCTGGAGAACCATCACGCGGCAATCACCTTTAAGCTGACACTGG GCGACGACAAGATCAACATTTTCAAGAACCTGGACAAGGAGACATACAAGTCGGCACGCAGCACCATCATTGACATGATCCTGGCCACCGAGATGACCCGCCACTTTGAGCACCTGGCCAAGTTCGTGAGCGTTTTTGGCGGCGAGGAGCCGCGTGAT CACAATCCCCAAACGGATGAGGAGACGTCCATACTCATGCGTCGCATGCTGATCAAAGTGGCCGATGTGAGCAATCCCGCCAGGCCGATGCAATTCTGCATCGAGTGGGCCCGCCGGATAGCCGAGGAGTACTTCATGCAGACGGACGAGGAGAAGCAGCGCCACCTGCCCATCGTGATGCCGATGTTCGATCGGGCCACCTGCAGCATACCAAAGAGCCAGATCGGCTTCATCGAATACATCATACAGGACATGATGCACGCCTGGGAGA GCTTCATCGACATGCCACAGCTGATCACCTACATGCAGATCAACTACTCGCAATGGAAGAAGTACGACGAGCAGGGCGTCAACACGCTGGCGGAGATCATGGCCAAGCAGCCACCGGTGGGCAAGATGGCCAACTCCAAATAG
- the Pde8 gene encoding phosphodiesterase 8, isoform B, with protein sequence MIISSQPNLAGSATTTTTTTISSAHVSQEGTMPLPLPIPVTMPLPNAGTCNCGAVGVGVGVGMGMALGARQCPSPAVDPTTATATPTSTTPGRDSLTRPASESELNVGTGTSGTSSSGGNSRPGHRKSSLALALTPEDEPMDVYQRNLMDLKYPTVLPPNPPLKALLVFHKSDSICEAITAACQRHQLDVTLVKSKEEALDTLQKSYATAQCYHLIIIDARSSKNLDAEHIARTIRHTHGHHLTTIIAVCKKSFFEKDDVLIALLDAGVNRCVAETTNLAMCSVELKQILHSIIRPHNVMSTQQALYTALHRLKEVVLITDDLLRIQYANRATERLLNMRLDEIISKQLEDIFVSDLSTISEQCKNIKEFDGILTVRRKSQEGIPMHVRVVPVACIGSAPTHLIFNFDVPGGQMDFIATLPQPKEAPRGSLHSVRRCSFDVRSIASDGLRRTSLAKLTSLPLEAPITKIINLLSQVQENCSADEARLIDKVLEFLKREGLYSPQMKEIRTDDPIATDLIGALLTGPSVYSSRRSSNDSIIRTGSSTRTAAIVPAKMKSNPIIMELLDESLSWDFDIFKLEEITDYHPLLYLGMEMFRRFDVFATLNIDENVCKAWLAVIEAHYRKSNTYHNSTHAADVMQATGAFITQLTNKDMLVMDRMEEATALIAAAAHDVDHPGRSSAFLCNSNDALAVLYNDLTVLENHHAAITFKLTLGDDKINIFKNLDKETYKSARSTIIDMILATEMTRHFEHLAKFVSVFGGEEPRDHNPQTDEETSILMRRMLIKVADVSNPARPMQFCIEWARRIAEEYFMQTDEEKQRHLPIVMPMFDRATCSIPKSQIGFIEYIIQDMMHAWESFIDMPQLITYMQINYSQWKKYDEQGVNTLAEIMAKQPPVGKMANSK encoded by the exons ATGATAATTTCCAGCCAACCGAATTTGGCTGGATCGGCGACGACCACGACCACCACAACCATCAGCAGTGCCCATGTGAGCCAGGAGGGTACCATGCCACTGCCGTTGCCTATTCCCGTAACCATGCCCCTTCCCAACGCCGGCACTTGCAACTGCGGGGCAGTtggcgtgggcgtgggcgtgggaatgggaatggccCTGGGGGCCAGACAGTGCCCATCTCCAGCCGTGGATCCGACGACAGCAACGGCCACACCCACGTCCACGACACCAGGCAGAGATTCATTAACGCGTCCGGCCTCCGAGTCCGAGCTGAATGTGG GCACAGGCACATCGGGCACCAGTTCATCCGGCGGGAACAGCCGTCCAGGTCACCGCAAGTCATCACTAGCCCTCGCTCTCACCCCGGAAGATGAGCCGATGGACGTCTACCAG CGAAATCTCATGGACCTGAAGTATCCAACCGTGCTACCACCGAATCCCCCACTTAAG GCCCTTCTGGTTTTCCACAAGTCGGACAGCATCTGCGAGGCGATCACCGCGGCCTGCCAGCGCCACCAGCTGGACGTTACGCTGGTCAAGTCCAAGGAGGAGGCCCTGGACACTCTGCAGAAGTCGTACGCCACCGCCCAGTGCTACCACCTAATCATAATTGATGCGCGCTCCTCCAAGAACCTGGATGCGGAGCACATTGCGAG AACCATTCGTCACACACACGGCCACCATTTAACGACAATAATTGCAGTCTGCAAGAAGAG TTTCTTCGAAAAGGATGATGTGCTAATTGCTCTATTGGACGCTGGCGTTAATAGA TGCGTAGCGGAGACGACCAACCTGGCCATGTGCAGTGTGGAACTGAAGCAGATACTGCACTCCATCATCCGGCCGCACAATGTCATGTCCACTCAACAG GCCCTCTACACGGCTCTGCATCGGCTAAAGGAGGTGGTGCTCATCACGGACGACTTGCTGCGGATTCAGTACGCGAACCGTGCCACCGAGAGGCTGCTCAACATGCGGCTG GACGAGATCATTAGCAAGCAGCTGGAGGACATATTTGTGTCGGACCTCTCCACCATCAGCGAGCAGTGCAAGAACATCAAGGAGTTCGATGGCATCCTGACGGTGCGTCGCAAGAGCCAGGAGGGCATACCCATGCACGTGCGCGTCGTGCCGGTGGCCTGCATAGGCAG CGCCCCCACGCACCTGATTTTCAACTTTGATGTGCCCGGCGGGCAGATGGACTTCATAGCCACGCTGCCGCAGCCCAAGGAGGCGCCTCGGGGCTCCCTGCACTCGGTGCGGCGCTGCAGCTTTGATGTCCGCTCCATCGCCTCGGACGGATTGCGGAGGACGAGCTTGGCCAAGCTGACGTCGCTGCCACTGGAGGCACCCATCACTAAA ATAATCAATTTACTATCACAAGTACAGGAGAATTGTTCGGCCGATGAGGCGCGTCTCATAGACAAGGTCTTGGAGTTCCTGAAGCGTGAGGGACTCTACAGTCCGCAGATGAAGGAGATACGAACGGACGATCCCATAGCCACCGATCTAATCGGTGCCCTGCTAACG GGTCCCAGCGTGTACTCATCGCGCCGCAGCTCGAATGACTCCATCATACGCACTGGCAGCTCCACGAGAACTGCCGCCATTGTGCCCGCCAAAATGAAG TCCAATCCCATCATCATGGAACTACTTGACGAATCTCTCAGCTGGGACtttgatattttcaaattggAGGAGATCACCGACTACCACCCGCTGCTCTACCTGGGCATGGAGATGTTCCGCCGCTTCGACGTCTTTGCCACCCTGAACATCGATGAGAACGTGTGCAAGGCGTGGTTGGCAGTGATTGAAGCCCACTACCGCAAGAGCAACACATATCACAACAGCACCCATGCCGCGGATGTGATGCAG GCCACTGGCGCTTTCATCACCCAACTAACCAACAAGGATATGCTGGTGATGGATCGCATGGAGGAGGCGACTGCCTTGatcgccgccgccgcccaCGATGTGGATCATCCTGGTCGCTCATCCGCCTTCTTGTGCAACTCCAACGACGCCCTGGCCGTTCTATACAATGATCTGACTGTGCTGGAGAACCATCACGCGGCAATCACCTTTAAGCTGACACTGG GCGACGACAAGATCAACATTTTCAAGAACCTGGACAAGGAGACATACAAGTCGGCACGCAGCACCATCATTGACATGATCCTGGCCACCGAGATGACCCGCCACTTTGAGCACCTGGCCAAGTTCGTGAGCGTTTTTGGCGGCGAGGAGCCGCGTGAT CACAATCCCCAAACGGATGAGGAGACGTCCATACTCATGCGTCGCATGCTGATCAAAGTGGCCGATGTGAGCAATCCCGCCAGGCCGATGCAATTCTGCATCGAGTGGGCCCGCCGGATAGCCGAGGAGTACTTCATGCAGACGGACGAGGAGAAGCAGCGCCACCTGCCCATCGTGATGCCGATGTTCGATCGGGCCACCTGCAGCATACCAAAGAGCCAGATCGGCTTCATCGAATACATCATACAGGACATGATGCACGCCTGGGAGA GCTTCATCGACATGCCACAGCTGATCACCTACATGCAGATCAACTACTCGCAATGGAAGAAGTACGACGAGCAGGGCGTCAACACGCTGGCGGAGATCATGGCCAAGCAGCCACCGGTGGGCAAGATGGCCAACTCCAAATAG
- the Pde8 gene encoding phosphodiesterase 8, isoform C: MKEIRTDDPIATDLIGALLTGPSVYSSRRSSNDSIIRTGSSTRTAAIVPAKMKSNPIIMELLDESLSWDFDIFKLEEITDYHPLLYLGMEMFRRFDVFATLNIDENVCKAWLAVIEAHYRKSNTYHNSTHAADVMQATGAFITQLTNKDMLVMDRMEEATALIAAAAHDVDHPGRSSAFLCNSNDALAVLYNDLTVLENHHAAITFKLTLGDDKINIFKNLDKETYKSARSTIIDMILATEMTRHFEHLAKFVSVFGGEEPRDHNPQTDEETSILMRRMLIKVADVSNPARPMQFCIEWARRIAEEYFMQTDEEKQRHLPIVMPMFDRATCSIPKSQIGFIEYIIQDMMHAWESFIDMPQLITYMQINYSQWKKYDEQGVNTLAEIMAKQPPVGKMANSK, translated from the exons ATGAAGGAGATACGAACGGACGATCCCATAGCCACCGATCTAATCGGTGCCCTGCTAACG GGTCCCAGCGTGTACTCATCGCGCCGCAGCTCGAATGACTCCATCATACGCACTGGCAGCTCCACGAGAACTGCCGCCATTGTGCCCGCCAAAATGAAG TCCAATCCCATCATCATGGAACTACTTGACGAATCTCTCAGCTGGGACtttgatattttcaaattggAGGAGATCACCGACTACCACCCGCTGCTCTACCTGGGCATGGAGATGTTCCGCCGCTTCGACGTCTTTGCCACCCTGAACATCGATGAGAACGTGTGCAAGGCGTGGTTGGCAGTGATTGAAGCCCACTACCGCAAGAGCAACACATATCACAACAGCACCCATGCCGCGGATGTGATGCAG GCCACTGGCGCTTTCATCACCCAACTAACCAACAAGGATATGCTGGTGATGGATCGCATGGAGGAGGCGACTGCCTTGatcgccgccgccgcccaCGATGTGGATCATCCTGGTCGCTCATCCGCCTTCTTGTGCAACTCCAACGACGCCCTGGCCGTTCTATACAATGATCTGACTGTGCTGGAGAACCATCACGCGGCAATCACCTTTAAGCTGACACTGG GCGACGACAAGATCAACATTTTCAAGAACCTGGACAAGGAGACATACAAGTCGGCACGCAGCACCATCATTGACATGATCCTGGCCACCGAGATGACCCGCCACTTTGAGCACCTGGCCAAGTTCGTGAGCGTTTTTGGCGGCGAGGAGCCGCGTGAT CACAATCCCCAAACGGATGAGGAGACGTCCATACTCATGCGTCGCATGCTGATCAAAGTGGCCGATGTGAGCAATCCCGCCAGGCCGATGCAATTCTGCATCGAGTGGGCCCGCCGGATAGCCGAGGAGTACTTCATGCAGACGGACGAGGAGAAGCAGCGCCACCTGCCCATCGTGATGCCGATGTTCGATCGGGCCACCTGCAGCATACCAAAGAGCCAGATCGGCTTCATCGAATACATCATACAGGACATGATGCACGCCTGGGAGA GCTTCATCGACATGCCACAGCTGATCACCTACATGCAGATCAACTACTCGCAATGGAAGAAGTACGACGAGCAGGGCGTCAACACGCTGGCGGAGATCATGGCCAAGCAGCCACCGGTGGGCAAGATGGCCAACTCCAAATAG